From the Borrelia puertoricensis genome, one window contains:
- a CDS encoding HPr family phosphocarrier protein → MVKKEATINAVNGLHVRPASTFVKKAKEYASDITIEADGKSVSGKSLFRLQTLELSSGKKLVVCADGDDEEKAVTELVELIESFKE, encoded by the coding sequence ATGGTAAAAAAAGAAGCTACAATTAACGCTGTTAATGGCTTGCATGTTAGACCGGCATCAACGTTTGTCAAAAAAGCTAAGGAGTATGCTAGTGATATAACTATTGAAGCTGATGGAAAATCTGTTAGTGGAAAAAGTTTATTTCGATTACAAACTCTAGAATTATCTTCTGGTAAGAAGCTTGTGGTTTGTGCTGATGGTGATGATGAAGAAAAGGCTGTTACTGAACTTGTTGAGCTCATTGAATCTTTTAAAGAATAG
- the ptsP gene encoding phosphoenolpyruvate--protein phosphotransferase, with the protein MTLSGKRISKGIGVGEALFIKKDFDKFIDKSKIASLQIDDEIKKFNDAKSKAISALRELTKKAVDQFGVDKEGIFEGQILVIEDDEFSDSVTNFIKNENYCAAYAVYLSFKELIASVEEYTDSYLKERASDFKDIRNRLISNILDQVTDLSEVKRDVVLITEELTPSDTMQVDLSYVKGFVTTVGGETSHAAILARTMGLPALVMTPLDIAKIKEGEQLIIDGLSSIIIGDPSSSELDKYEHKILEYNEYERELFALKNQDAKTKDGIKISLKANIGTSTDIFYVNKYGLDGIGLFRTEFLYMESVKPPTEDEQFEAYKRVVDTIEKKGVVTIRTLDIGGDKEIPYFKFPKEDNPFLGYRALRMYMDYEDLIQSQFNAIFRASHYGKIRIMVPMLTRYEELDIVNYFVNKAKTNLKSRNLPFDENLEVGCMIEVPSAALMASDFADRLDFFSIGTNDLTQYTLAVDRGNQKISNLYDKYNPAVLRLIKNVLDAGNNFNIDVSVCGELGGDEAGALILIGLGFRSLSMVPSASLRIKYLLSKYTMSDLSELASKVLNSKSESETLKFLDKYIGD; encoded by the coding sequence ATGACTTTATCGGGGAAAAGAATATCTAAAGGGATAGGTGTAGGAGAGGCTCTTTTTATTAAAAAGGATTTTGATAAATTTATTGATAAATCAAAAATTGCTTCTTTACAAATTGATGATGAGATAAAAAAATTTAATGATGCTAAATCAAAAGCTATATCTGCACTTAGAGAGCTTACAAAGAAGGCTGTGGATCAATTTGGTGTTGATAAGGAAGGCATTTTTGAAGGACAGATATTAGTGATTGAGGATGATGAATTTTCTGATTCTGTTACAAATTTTATTAAGAATGAAAATTATTGTGCTGCTTATGCTGTTTATCTGTCTTTTAAAGAATTAATTGCGAGTGTAGAAGAATATACAGATTCTTATTTAAAAGAGAGAGCTTCTGATTTTAAAGATATTAGAAATAGGCTTATTTCAAATATTTTAGATCAGGTAACTGATCTCTCTGAGGTTAAAAGAGATGTGGTTCTGATTACTGAAGAATTAACGCCTTCTGATACAATGCAGGTTGATTTAAGTTATGTTAAGGGATTTGTGACTACAGTTGGTGGTGAGACTTCTCATGCTGCTATTTTGGCAAGGACAATGGGACTTCCTGCTCTTGTGATGACACCTTTGGATATTGCTAAAATTAAAGAAGGTGAACAGTTGATAATTGATGGATTGTCTTCAATAATTATTGGTGATCCTTCATCAAGTGAACTAGATAAATATGAACATAAGATATTAGAGTATAATGAGTATGAGAGAGAGCTTTTCGCATTAAAAAACCAAGATGCAAAGACAAAAGACGGTATTAAGATATCTCTGAAGGCTAATATTGGAACTTCTACAGATATTTTTTATGTTAATAAATATGGGCTTGATGGTATAGGGCTTTTTAGGACAGAATTTTTATATATGGAATCTGTAAAGCCTCCAACAGAGGATGAACAGTTTGAGGCCTATAAGAGAGTTGTAGACACTATTGAAAAAAAAGGTGTTGTTACTATTCGTACTCTTGATATTGGAGGAGATAAGGAAATTCCATATTTTAAATTTCCAAAGGAAGATAATCCTTTTCTAGGATATCGTGCTCTTAGGATGTATATGGACTATGAGGATTTAATACAAAGTCAATTTAATGCGATTTTTAGGGCTAGTCATTATGGCAAAATAAGAATCATGGTTCCTATGCTTACTAGATATGAGGAACTTGATATAGTTAATTATTTTGTAAATAAAGCTAAAACAAATTTAAAGTCTAGGAATTTACCTTTTGATGAAAATTTGGAAGTCGGGTGTATGATAGAAGTTCCTTCAGCTGCTTTAATGGCATCTGACTTTGCTGACAGATTGGATTTCTTTAGTATTGGTACTAATGATTTAACCCAATATACTTTGGCTGTGGATAGGGGTAATCAAAAAATATCAAATTTATACGATAAATATAATCCTGCTGTATTAAGGCTGATTAAAAATGTTCTTGATGCTGGTAATAATTTTAACATTGATGTTTCTGTTTGTGGTGAGCTTGGGGGAGATGAGGCTGGAGCTTTAATTCTTATTGGGCTTGGATTTAGATCTTTAAGTATGGTTCCTAGTGCTTCACTTAGAATTAAGTATTTGCTAAGCAAATATACAATGTCTGACTTAAGTGAATTGGCAAGTAAAGTTTTAAATAGTAAGTCAGAATCAGAGACTTTAAAATTTTTAGATAAATATATAGGAGATTAG
- a CDS encoding xanthine dehydrogenase family protein subunit M, whose product MRGVKVYYPENFNALVNLFREESNNYIVYNEIDFHKNSEIFMKNEISDNFFIINNFERFNKVFLKSNFLEMGPCVTYDTILQFGERNIPRLFYEFISRLNDRIYLNSINLSNGFYYKNTVFDLYPLLLSLDAQLEFKNILTKRTYTYNAYSINRDDYIQSRHILFLSKLKFPITNLWNKSFCSRIFVDTFSFDILKEANIIFICVLLNIKRDIISDFLMKIFYNDKVITLRDFQVLLLSKSLPLSLVEIEDSLKMLDKNIRDVKNFSLGERSLRLIKNFYFDILSSF is encoded by the coding sequence ATAAGAGGTGTGAAGGTATATTATCCAGAAAATTTTAATGCACTTGTTAATTTATTTAGAGAAGAGTCAAACAATTATATAGTTTATAATGAGATTGATTTTCATAAAAATTCTGAAATTTTCATGAAAAATGAAATTTCTGATAATTTTTTTATAATTAATAACTTTGAAAGATTTAATAAAGTTTTTCTTAAGAGTAATTTTTTGGAAATGGGACCATGTGTTACTTATGATACAATATTGCAATTTGGAGAGAGAAATATTCCAAGGTTGTTTTATGAATTTATTTCAAGACTAAATGATAGGATATATCTAAATAGTATTAATCTTTCTAATGGATTTTATTATAAAAACACAGTATTTGATTTATATCCTTTATTGTTAAGTCTTGATGCTCAGCTTGAATTTAAAAATATTTTAACTAAAAGAACTTATACTTATAATGCTTACAGTATTAACAGGGATGATTATATACAAAGTCGCCATATTTTATTTTTAAGTAAATTAAAATTTCCAATCACAAATTTATGGAATAAGAGTTTTTGTAGCAGAATATTTGTTGATACTTTTTCATTTGATATTTTAAAAGAGGCAAACATTATTTTTATTTGTGTTCTTTTAAATATTAAAAGAGATATTATAAGTGATTTTTTGATGAAGATATTTTATAATGACAAGGTTATTACTTTAAGGGATTTTCAAGTTTTACTTCTTAGTAAGTCTTTACCTTTATCTTTAGTTGAAATTGAAGATTCTCTTAAGATGCTGGATAAAAATATTAGAGATGTTAAAAACTTTAGTTTAGGGGAGAGAAGTTTAAGACTTATAAAAAATTTTTATTTTGATATATTATCTAGTTTTTAG
- the polA gene encoding DNA polymerase I, whose product MKEIYLIDALNIIFRNYHVMKNNPLTNSKGENVNAFIGFFKTLFFIIKEKNPENLIVTFDSETQTFRQQKYPSYKATRDAPPDNLIPQIYWIKESLIKANIPMFEIQGYEADDLIASFAKKTESNNYLTYIISPDKDLLQLMSDKTKIIKIENSSFVEMDNDYVIKKFGVNKSQIKDYLSIVGDRSDNIPGIKGIGKKGAVKLLNEFHTLNGIYDNLDSINNKYREILLRERENAFLSYELISLVDDLKLPSLEKFKLKNLKEDILSLFEEYSATTLIKSYKTILKKRYATNQTQKSLFETNINQTDTEISQTTSPSNALKTIQEENIKYETILKKEQLDLLIEKLKQANYVAIDTETTSLNVNEAQIIGISVSFKEFESYYIPIETKEKKTIEKEYIIQKFNEFFKAKPKLIGQNYKFDYKILKKHEFNAIPPYFDTMIAAYVIDPNTKVSLDFLAEKYLMHKNIRYEEIVAQNSTLKDVPLEIVSNYAAEDADITFRLFKIFTKKLKEDKLENLMTDIEMPFSNVITEMEENGIYLDKIYLRQYGCELDKELKLIENEIIKNIGIEFNLNSTKQLHTVLFERLNLVLPQNVKQDSTDIKVLETIKEQHESIPKLIQYRQIAKLKNTYTDNLIEFVNEKTNKIHTNFIQTKTATGRISSTSPNLQNIPIKDEKGRKIREAFKPEKGNIFISADYSQIELVILAHLSEDESLIESFKNKKDIHIKTASQLFKVDEEKVTSSMRRIAKSINFGIIYRMSAFRLSKELSIKREEAQKFIDAYFNLYSKIKTFIQNQIDFVRQNGYSETLLKRRRYIKEINSQNYSERSGAERIAINSTIQGSASDIMKIAMIKVYNELKNKNLKSKILLQVHDEMLIESPEQECEEVNKIIKEMMENAYPLKLPLKVNIETGKSWGEIHQ is encoded by the coding sequence ATGAAAGAAATTTACCTAATTGACGCCTTAAATATAATATTTAGAAACTATCATGTAATGAAAAACAATCCTTTAACAAATAGCAAAGGAGAAAATGTTAATGCATTTATTGGATTTTTCAAAACTCTTTTTTTCATAATAAAAGAGAAAAATCCAGAAAATCTAATCGTAACTTTTGACTCAGAGACACAAACATTTAGACAACAAAAGTATCCAAGTTACAAAGCAACAAGAGATGCTCCTCCAGATAATTTAATTCCTCAAATTTACTGGATCAAAGAAAGTTTAATAAAAGCAAACATCCCAATGTTCGAAATACAAGGATACGAAGCTGATGATCTTATAGCCAGCTTTGCAAAAAAAACAGAAAGCAACAATTACTTAACTTATATCATTTCTCCAGACAAAGATTTATTACAACTGATGTCGGATAAAACCAAAATAATTAAAATCGAGAATAGTAGCTTTGTGGAAATGGATAATGATTATGTGATAAAAAAATTTGGAGTAAATAAATCCCAAATCAAAGATTATTTATCCATTGTTGGAGACAGATCAGATAATATACCAGGTATCAAAGGAATTGGGAAAAAGGGAGCTGTCAAGCTATTAAATGAATTTCACACATTAAATGGAATATACGATAATTTAGACTCCATCAACAATAAATATAGAGAAATATTACTAAGAGAGAGAGAAAATGCCTTTTTAAGTTATGAACTTATAAGTCTTGTAGACGATCTAAAATTGCCATCACTTGAAAAATTTAAACTGAAAAACTTAAAAGAAGACATCCTTTCATTATTTGAAGAATATTCTGCAACAACCCTAATTAAATCTTACAAGACTATATTAAAAAAAAGATATGCTACAAATCAAACACAAAAGTCACTCTTTGAAACCAACATAAATCAAACAGACACAGAGATTTCACAAACAACATCACCTTCAAATGCTCTTAAAACAATACAAGAAGAAAATATCAAATATGAAACAATATTAAAAAAAGAACAACTTGACTTACTAATAGAAAAACTAAAACAAGCAAACTATGTAGCAATAGATACAGAAACAACTTCGCTTAATGTCAATGAAGCGCAAATCATAGGAATTTCGGTTTCATTTAAAGAATTTGAAAGCTACTATATTCCTATAGAAACTAAAGAAAAAAAAACTATTGAAAAAGAATACATAATCCAAAAATTCAATGAATTTTTTAAAGCAAAACCTAAGTTAATTGGTCAAAACTACAAATTCGATTACAAAATACTTAAAAAACATGAATTTAATGCAATCCCACCTTACTTTGATACAATGATAGCAGCATATGTTATCGATCCAAACACAAAAGTATCTCTTGATTTCTTAGCAGAAAAATATTTAATGCATAAAAATATCAGGTACGAAGAAATAGTAGCACAAAATAGTACTTTGAAAGACGTCCCACTTGAGATAGTCTCCAATTATGCTGCTGAAGATGCTGATATTACTTTCAGGTTATTTAAAATCTTTACAAAAAAACTAAAAGAAGACAAGCTTGAAAATCTAATGACAGATATAGAAATGCCATTTAGCAATGTCATTACAGAAATGGAAGAAAATGGAATTTATCTTGATAAAATTTATCTAAGACAATATGGCTGTGAACTTGATAAAGAATTAAAATTAATTGAAAATGAGATAATAAAAAATATAGGTATTGAATTTAATCTAAATTCAACGAAACAATTACATACAGTCTTATTTGAAAGATTAAATCTAGTACTACCCCAAAATGTCAAGCAAGATTCAACAGATATTAAAGTACTAGAGACAATAAAAGAGCAACATGAATCTATACCAAAACTCATACAATATAGACAAATCGCAAAACTAAAAAATACATATACAGATAATTTAATAGAGTTTGTAAATGAAAAAACAAATAAAATACATACAAATTTCATACAAACAAAAACAGCAACGGGTCGCATTTCAAGCACCTCACCTAACCTACAAAATATCCCAATCAAAGATGAAAAAGGACGTAAAATAAGAGAAGCATTTAAGCCTGAGAAAGGCAATATTTTTATTTCTGCTGACTATTCACAAATTGAACTTGTTATACTAGCCCACCTCTCAGAAGACGAATCACTAATTGAGTCATTTAAAAATAAAAAAGACATTCACATAAAAACAGCATCACAACTCTTTAAAGTAGATGAGGAAAAAGTAACATCTTCCATGAGAAGAATAGCAAAATCAATTAATTTTGGAATAATTTATAGAATGTCAGCCTTTAGACTCTCAAAAGAACTGTCTATTAAAAGAGAAGAGGCTCAAAAGTTCATCGATGCATACTTCAATCTTTATTCTAAAATAAAAACTTTTATACAAAATCAAATAGATTTTGTCAGACAAAATGGATACAGTGAAACTCTTCTTAAAAGAAGGAGATATATAAAAGAAATTAATAGTCAAAATTACTCAGAACGCTCAGGAGCTGAACGAATAGCAATAAATAGTACAATTCAAGGCAGTGCATCCGATATAATGAAAATCGCAATGATTAAAGTATATAATGAACTTAAAAATAAAAACTTAAAGTCAAAAATACTCTTACAAGTACACGATGAAATGCTAATCGAATCACCCGAACAAGAATGTGAAGAAGTAAACAAAATAATCAAAGAAATGATGGAAAATGCCTATCCTTTAAAACTTCCTCTAAAAGTAAATATTGAGACTGGAAAATCATGGGGAGAAATTCATCAATAA
- the fliS gene encoding flagellar export chaperone FliS — protein sequence MIAKEEIYKKTQINTSSPISILVMLYEKAIQDLELAKEFYKSKDLTSTAKADEKVYHAQDIIIELMSTLNFEDGGDISNNLFSIYSFLNKTLENVTLEKNRDNIQEVLKHLKNLHTAWKALLKKDNNIINKKLGINIVN from the coding sequence TTGATAGCAAAAGAAGAAATCTATAAAAAAACACAAATCAATACATCCAGTCCTATATCAATATTGGTAATGCTTTATGAAAAAGCAATACAAGATTTAGAGCTTGCCAAAGAATTTTATAAAAGTAAAGATCTAACTAGTACAGCAAAAGCAGATGAAAAAGTTTACCATGCACAAGACATCATCATTGAATTAATGTCTACACTAAATTTCGAAGATGGTGGAGATATTTCAAATAACTTATTCTCAATATATTCTTTTTTAAACAAAACATTAGAAAATGTTACATTAGAAAAGAATAGGGATAATATTCAAGAAGTTTTAAAGCATCTTAAAAATCTGCACACAGCTTGGAAAGCATTGCTTAAAAAAGATAATAATATTATTAACAAGAAATTAGGAATCAATATTGTCAACTAA
- the ligA gene encoding NAD-dependent DNA ligase LigA — MIKDIENEILCLRDKIKKWNKEYYVDSSPSVSDLTYDKAILRLQDLESKYPEYKTLDSPTLKFGSDLLNNFEEVAHPLPILSLDKAYDIKELLLWIEKMVLEGSSLGAYTGISVEPKIDGCSIVLYYKDGILQRALTRGDGRVGNDVTENIRTIKNIPLSIDEKVELVLRGEIYITKENFLKINHTLKNPYLNARNLASGILRRINSREVASFPLDIFVYDILYSSLGLSTNHDAFDKLKKFGFKINPFCKFFGGKNLEKITNHVKKIEMRRDSLEYEIDGVVLKVDSFILREILGYTSHHPKWSIAYKFKSCTGVSKIVDIVVQVGRSGKITPVAHVEKVFVTGAFITNASLHNQDYIDSIGLNIGDVVAISRRGDVIPAVELLVEKLAIGSFKISSNCPSCKMTLIKEGAHLFCVNKHCPYRIIEQIKYFCSKKCMNIVGLSGKTIEFLFEMKFISSEIELYTFNFDRLINLRGFDLKRIDNLKRSISDSKGRPFRKLLLGMGIKELGANTILVLINNNLNSFDIIRTLCKNKEAALAKLLKIKGIGERIALNIIEAFNDKTILDKFNVFKELGFKLEEYNTNYAVDDSFLFGKKFCITGSFKGYPRDVLIEKITKKGAIFNSAITKRLDFLLVGENPGSKLKIANNLRIKTFGLFDIKDFVDLDN, encoded by the coding sequence ATGATCAAAGATATAGAAAATGAAATTTTATGTTTAAGAGATAAGATCAAGAAATGGAATAAAGAGTATTATGTTGATTCCTCACCCAGTGTGAGTGATTTGACTTATGATAAAGCTATTTTAAGACTTCAAGATTTGGAGAGTAAGTATCCTGAATATAAAACTTTGGATTCTCCCACTCTTAAGTTTGGAAGCGATCTTTTAAATAATTTTGAAGAGGTTGCACATCCTTTACCTATATTGAGTTTGGATAAGGCTTATGATATTAAGGAATTATTGTTGTGGATTGAGAAAATGGTTTTAGAAGGTTCTAGTTTGGGGGCTTATACTGGCATCTCAGTTGAGCCCAAGATTGATGGGTGTTCAATTGTTCTCTATTATAAAGATGGGATACTGCAGAGAGCTTTGACTAGGGGAGATGGAAGGGTTGGTAATGATGTTACTGAGAATATTAGAACAATTAAAAATATTCCTTTATCTATTGATGAAAAGGTTGAATTGGTATTGCGGGGTGAAATTTATATTACTAAGGAAAATTTTTTGAAAATAAATCATACATTAAAGAATCCTTATCTTAATGCTAGAAATTTAGCCTCAGGTATATTGAGAAGAATAAATAGTAGAGAAGTTGCTAGTTTTCCTTTAGATATTTTTGTTTATGATATTTTATATTCTAGTTTGGGATTGAGTACTAATCATGATGCGTTTGATAAGCTTAAGAAATTTGGATTTAAAATTAATCCTTTTTGTAAATTTTTTGGTGGCAAAAACTTAGAGAAAATTACTAATCATGTTAAAAAGATAGAGATGCGAAGAGATTCTTTAGAATATGAAATTGATGGTGTTGTGTTGAAAGTTGATAGCTTTATTTTAAGGGAGATTTTAGGATATACTTCTCATCATCCGAAGTGGTCAATAGCTTATAAATTTAAATCTTGCACAGGCGTAAGCAAAATTGTTGATATAGTCGTTCAGGTTGGCCGAAGTGGCAAAATTACTCCTGTTGCACATGTGGAGAAGGTATTTGTTACGGGGGCTTTTATTACTAATGCAAGTTTGCATAATCAAGATTATATAGATTCTATTGGCTTAAATATTGGAGATGTTGTTGCGATTTCAAGACGTGGGGATGTAATTCCTGCTGTTGAATTGCTGGTAGAGAAGCTTGCGATTGGTAGTTTTAAAATTTCGAGTAATTGTCCTTCATGTAAAATGACTTTAATTAAAGAGGGGGCACATCTTTTTTGTGTAAATAAACATTGTCCTTATCGAATAATTGAACAGATAAAATATTTTTGTAGTAAGAAATGCATGAATATTGTAGGACTTTCAGGGAAAACAATAGAATTCCTTTTTGAAATGAAGTTTATATCTTCGGAGATTGAGCTTTATACTTTTAATTTTGATAGACTTATTAATTTAAGGGGTTTTGATCTTAAGAGAATAGATAATTTAAAGCGTTCAATTAGCGATAGTAAAGGTAGGCCATTTAGAAAATTGCTTCTTGGGATGGGAATTAAAGAGCTTGGAGCAAATACAATATTGGTTTTAATTAATAACAATTTAAACTCGTTTGATATAATTAGGACTCTTTGCAAAAATAAAGAGGCTGCTCTTGCCAAACTTTTAAAGATTAAGGGAATAGGTGAGAGGATAGCTTTAAATATTATTGAAGCGTTTAATGATAAGACTATTCTTGATAAGTTTAATGTTTTTAAAGAATTAGGGTTTAAATTGGAAGAATATAATACTAATTATGCTGTGGATGACTCTTTTTTATTTGGCAAAAAATTTTGTATTACAGGTTCTTTTAAAGGGTATCCTAGAGATGTTCTTATTGAAAAGATTACTAAAAAAGGTGCTATTTTCAATAGTGCAATTACTAAGCGTTTAGATTTTTTACTTGTTGGAGAGAATCCTGGATCAAAATTGAAAATAGCTAATAATTTGAGAATTAAAACCTTTGGTCTCTTTGATATTAAAGATTTTGTGGATTTAGATAATTAA
- a CDS encoding coiled-coil domain-containing protein: MNHSKVYIPKEDLSEDFDNEEEIIYHKRNEISKDNNSNASSKKSNKFKVSKQLQVSDNGKARNNTLTNEKLQYPQSLNTKNFYSEQENIDDWFIKDINNLKLRIENYEKKIENIENFLNHTNIKSIKKNNEEYEILTKSLKEIIEKIKNLINIKENLFNHALQSKNKHYNNDQEYEENQNEYISNEEYNYPPEKNTYDMHAQEQEYLNSETQILSELDNKINNNKDTLNNNTHKLSELDDKINNNKDTLNNNTHKLSELDDKINNNKDTLNNNTHKLSELDNKINNNKDTLNNNTHKLSELDDKINNNKDTLNNNTHKLSELDDKINNNKDTLNNNTHKLSELDDKINNNKDTLNNNTHKLSELDNKINNNKDTLNNNTHKLSELDDKINNNKDTLNNNTHKLSELDDKINNNKDTLNNNTHKLSELDDKINNNKDTLNNNTHKLSELDDKINNNKDTLLAFQKELIDLKNNHDASLKNIENNLSSIEKVINALKDKIDKNTELYEENKDKIQQKQDKINILDEKLTNNENDILILKEEFAKYKNKDLFTHDNREPQYIKKEFYPKNEKTKHKNTAIKTAEFTIYPDTHSNNYNFKDQSSEFDFKKSNGYYIEIEPTKNLYRAQEIYKLIPKYNVKTHFINPSLKHKEKFFRNLIKIEHTNEIGTLYKNLASEFKKIRIIK, encoded by the coding sequence ATGAATCACTCAAAGGTTTATATTCCCAAAGAAGACTTAAGTGAAGATTTTGACAACGAAGAAGAAATAATTTATCACAAGAGAAATGAAATTTCAAAAGATAACAACTCAAATGCATCAAGTAAAAAATCAAATAAATTTAAAGTTTCAAAACAACTTCAAGTATCAGATAACGGAAAAGCTAGAAATAATACCTTAACAAATGAAAAGTTACAATATCCACAAAGTCTAAACACAAAAAATTTTTACTCAGAACAAGAAAATATAGACGATTGGTTCATAAAAGATATAAATAACTTAAAACTTAGAATTGAAAACTACGAGAAAAAAATAGAAAATATAGAAAATTTTTTAAATCACACAAATATAAAATCAATAAAAAAAAATAATGAAGAATATGAAATTTTAACAAAAAGTTTAAAAGAAATCATTGAAAAGATAAAAAATCTAATTAACATAAAAGAAAATTTATTTAATCATGCCCTTCAATCAAAAAACAAGCATTACAACAATGATCAAGAATATGAAGAAAATCAAAATGAATATATATCAAATGAAGAATATAATTATCCACCTGAAAAAAACACATATGATATGCATGCTCAAGAACAGGAATATCTCAACTCAGAAACCCAAATCCTAAGTGAACTGGATAATAAAATCAATAATAATAAAGACACTCTCAACAACAATACTCACAAATTAAGTGAACTGGATGACAAAATCAATAATAATAAAGACACTCTTAACAACAATACTCACAAATTAAGTGAACTGGATGACAAAATCAATAATAATAAAGACACTCTCAACAACAATACTCACAAATTAAGTGAACTGGATAATAAAATCAATAATAATAAAGACACTCTCAACAACAATACTCACAAATTAAGTGAACTGGATGACAAAATCAATAATAATAAAGACACTCTTAACAACAATACTCACAAATTAAGTGAACTGGATGACAAAATCAATAATAATAAAGACACTCTTAACAACAATACTCACAAATTAAGTGAACTGGATGACAAAATCAATAATAATAAAGACACTCTCAACAACAATACTCACAAATTAAGTGAACTGGATAATAAAATCAATAATAATAAAGACACTCTCAACAACAATACTCACAAATTAAGTGAACTGGATGACAAAATCAATAATAATAAAGACACTCTTAACAACAATACTCACAAATTAAGTGAACTGGATGACAAAATCAATAATAATAAAGACACTCTTAACAACAATACTCACAAATTAAGTGAACTGGATGACAAAATCAATAATAATAAAGACACTCTCAACAACAATACTCACAAATTAAGTGAACTGGATGACAAAATCAATAATAATAAAGACACCTTATTAGCATTTCAAAAAGAATTAATAGACTTAAAAAATAATCATGATGCTAGCTTAAAAAATATCGAAAATAATTTATCTTCAATAGAAAAAGTAATCAATGCACTAAAAGACAAAATTGATAAAAATACAGAATTATATGAAGAGAATAAAGATAAAATTCAACAAAAGCAAGACAAAATAAATATATTAGATGAAAAATTAACGAATAATGAAAATGATATTTTAATACTTAAAGAAGAATTTGCAAAATACAAAAATAAAGACCTATTCACACATGACAACAGAGAACCACAATACATAAAAAAGGAATTTTATCCTAAAAATGAAAAAACAAAGCATAAAAACACTGCAATAAAAACTGCTGAATTTACAATATATCCAGATACACATTCAAACAATTATAATTTTAAAGATCAAAGCAGTGAGTTTGATTTTAAAAAATCTAACGGATATTACATTGAAATAGAACCAACAAAAAATTTATATAGAGCACAAGAAATTTACAAATTAATACCAAAATACAATGTTAAAACCCATTTTATTAACCCATCACTCAAACATAAAGAAAAATTTTTCAGAAACTTAATAAAAATAGAACATACAAATGAAATAGGAACTCTATACAAAAACCTAGCATCTGAATTTAAAAAAATAAGAATAATAAAATAA
- a CDS encoding response regulator encodes MEENKKALIVDDSIFMRKNLIKILKKLGFNEFFEAEDGIQAIKEFEKQEKIHLITLDITMMSMDGITALEKINEVNKKLARKMNVLMVTALGKQELIAKALELGAKGYITKPFKEEQIVEQIQRLN; translated from the coding sequence TTGGAAGAAAATAAAAAGGCCTTAATAGTTGATGATTCTATTTTTATGCGAAAAAACTTAATCAAGATATTGAAAAAACTAGGCTTTAACGAATTTTTTGAAGCAGAAGATGGAATACAGGCTATTAAAGAATTCGAAAAACAGGAAAAAATTCATCTAATAACTCTTGATATAACAATGATGAGCATGGATGGCATTACAGCCCTTGAAAAAATAAATGAAGTTAACAAAAAACTTGCACGAAAAATGAATGTATTGATGGTTACAGCACTTGGAAAACAAGAACTCATTGCAAAAGCTTTAGAACTTGGAGCAAAAGGATATATTACAAAACCTTTCAAAGAAGAACAAATAGTAGAACAAATACAAAGATTAAACTAG